Proteins found in one Triticum aestivum cultivar Chinese Spring chromosome 4D, IWGSC CS RefSeq v2.1, whole genome shotgun sequence genomic segment:
- the LOC123099449 gene encoding UDP-glycosyltransferase 91C1-like encodes MDAPESESLPLHVAIFPWLAMGHLLPCLELAERLAARGHRVSFVSTPRNLARLPPVRPTLAPLVHLVALPLPRVTGLPDGAESTSDVPPDKFDLHRAAFDGLAAPFAAFLDTACAGGRRPDWVVADFVHHWVAAAAEEREVPCAMLLPCAAGIAALAGPPPESRAEERQAVSRSMDAAPRFEAELATEQFAAEDTSGVSVMGRYFMTLERSKFIALRSSPELEPDAFPLLTRLYGKPAVPLGLLPPPPDGARSASENAEDVAIIQWLDALPAKSVVYVALGSEAPLRAELLRELAHGLELSGTSFLWALRNPVDGDGDGESMSILLPDGFVERTGRRGLVAARWVPQVSILAHGAVGAFLTHCGWGSVVEGLQFGHPLIMLPLAGDQGPNARLMEERKVGVLVPRDEEDGSFSRDGVAGAVRAVIVEEGGSVFADNAKKLQGVVASMECNERCIDLFIQHLRSCRN; translated from the coding sequence ATGGACGCCCCCGAGTCCGAGTCCTTGCCTCTCCACGTCGCCATCTTCCCGTGGCTCGCCATGGGCCACCTGCTGCCCTGCCTCGAGCTCGCCGAGCGCCTGGCCGCGCGGGGCCACCGCGTGTCCTTCGTCTCCACCCCACGCAACCTCGCCCGCCTCCCGCCGGTCCGTCCCACGCTGGCGCCGCTCGTCCACCTCGTTGCGCTGCCGCTTCCGCGCGTCACCGGCCTCCCGGACGGCGCCGAGTCCACCAGCGACGTCCCGCCCGACAAGTTCGACCTCCACAGGGCGGCGTTCGACGGCCTTGCCGCGCCGTTCGCGGCCTTCCTCGACACCGCCTGCGCCGGCGGCAGGAGGCCCGACTGGGTCGTGGCCGACTTTGTGCACCACTGGGTCGCCGCTGCCGCAGAGGAGCGCGAGGTGCCGTGCGCCATGCTTCTCCCGTGCGCTGCGGGCATCGCGGCCTTGGCCGGCCCGCCGCCGGAGTCCCGCGCGGAGGAGCGGCAGGCGGTCTCCAGGTCCATGGACGCGGCACCGAGGTTCGAGGCTGAGCTGGCCACGGAGCAGTTCGCTGCGGAAGACACGTCGGGGGTGTCCGTCATGGGCCGCTACTTCATGACGTTGGAGAGGTCCAAGTTCATCGCCCTGCGGAGCAGCCCCGAGCTGGAGCCCGACGCGTTCCCGCTCCTAACGAGGCTCTACGGCAAGCCGGCCGTCCCGCTCGGCCTgcttccgccgccgcccgacggAGCCCGTAGCGCCAGCGAGAACGCCGAGGACGTTGCGATCATTCAGTGGCTCGACGCGCTGCCGGCCAAGTCGGTGGTCTACGTGGCGTTGGGAAGTGAGGCGCCGTTGCGCGCCGAGCTGCTCCGCGAGCTGGCCCATGGGCTGGAGCTCTCCGGGACGAGCTTCCTCTGGGCCCTCAGGAATCcggtcgacggcgacggcgacggagagaGCATGAGCATCCTACTACCAGACGGCTTCGTGGAGCGCACGGGCAGGCGCGGGCTGGTGGCGGCGCGCTGGGTTCCTCAGGTGAGCATACTGGCGCACGGCGCGGTGGGTGCGTTCTTGACGCACTGCGGGTGGGGCTCGGTCGTGGAGGGGCTCCAGTTCGGGCACCCCCTGATCATGCTGCCGCTCGCCGGTGACCAGGGCCCCAACGCACGGCTCATGGAGGAGAGGAAGGTCGGGGTGCTGGTGCCGAGGGACGAGGAGGACGGTTCATTTTCCCGAGACGGCGTCGCCGGAGCTGTTCGGGCCGTCATTGTAGAGGAGGGGGGAAGCGTGTTCGCGGACAATGCCAAGAAGCTGCAAGGCGTCGTGGCGAGCATGGAGTGCAACGAGAGGTGCATCGACTTGTTCATTCAGCACTTACGATCTTGTAGGAACTAG